From the Carya illinoinensis cultivar Pawnee chromosome 4, C.illinoinensisPawnee_v1, whole genome shotgun sequence genome, one window contains:
- the LOC122306735 gene encoding receptor-like protein kinase HSL1 isoform X2 encodes MCIYLIFLEFSCIYFSAHFLDRVQTIAKARAKGTQPPIMTKTTPIFIHFSFYITFFLFPIHANSQLIAQEQGILLNLKQLWGNPKSLKHWIPTNSSSHCSWPEITCSKGSIIGLSFRDYNISGTIPPFICNLKNLTTFDVYNNSFHSIEFPRDLYNCSKLETLDLSQNYFYGAIPDDIHRMSSLQNLSVEGNNFIGNIPASIGRLTKLRRLMLVQCPFTGSFPPEIGNLSNLEELGLAYNYKMVPSLPSEFGKLKKLKFLWMAGTNLIGEIPNTIGEMAALEHLDLSENSLTGKIPDSLFVPKNLRIVYLHKNKLSREIPQVVKALNLDVVDLSENNLTGTIPDDFGKLRNLTGLALFLNQLSGKIPDSIGRLPRLVNLKLFNNNFFGSLPPELGRYSMLERLWVSTNKLTGQLPEHLCDNGKLVEVLAYENQLVRELPKSFGNCSSLELVKIYRNKFSGNIPSGLWTSSNLNMLMLSDNYFTGELPERLAWNLSRLEMNNNRFSGRIPQGVSSSRNLLVLKASNNLFNGTIPQDLSRLTTLLLDRNRLSGPLPSDINSWKSLNTLNLSRNAISGQIPEEFGSIPGLLELDLSKNQLFGLIPSKLGLLKLTSLNLSSNHLTGSIPSEFENDAYAYSFLNNSGLCANRPSRSLNLENCSSHRQNSSKTSYKLIAWIIGLVVAILLGLFISFFVIRNYKKRKHGLHLTWKLTSFQKLNFTESNILSGLTEDNKIGFGGSGQVYRIVINHFGDTIAVKKIWNNSKIEEKLEKEFMAEVKILSSIRHANIVKLLCCISSDKSKLLVYEYLDNCSLDRWLHRNNRVTTFSSPVNHVVLDWPKRLHIAIGAARGLSYMHHDCSLPIVHRDVKSSNILLDLDFNAHIADFGLAKMLIKEGEPSTMSVVAGSFGYIAPEYARTTRINEKIDVYSFGVILLELTTGRKANYGDEHTSLAEWALRHIQDGKPIGHP; translated from the exons ATGTGTATTTATCTCATCTTTCTCGAGTTCTCATGCATCTACTTTTCAGCTCATTTTTTAGATAGAGTTCAGACCATAGCCAAAGCCAGAGCCAAAGGAACTCAACCTCCTATAATGACGAAAACAACTCCAATATTTATCCATTTCTCTTTCTACATCACATTTTTCCTCTTTCCCATTCATGCAAACTCCCAGCTCATTGCTCAAGAACAAGGAATCCTACTAAACTTGAAACAACTCTGGGGAAACCCAAAATCTCTCAAACATTGGATTCCAACAAACTCCTCCTCCCATTGTTCCTGGCCTGAGATCACTTGCTCCAAAGGCTCTATCATTGGATTATCCTTCCGAGATTATAACATCAGCGGAACAATCCCACCCTTCATTTGCAACCTTAAGAACCTCACAACATTTGATGTTTATAATAACAGTTTCCACTCAATAGAGTTCCCAAGAGATCTCTATAACTGTTCTAAGTTGGAAACTCTTGACCTCTCGCAAAACTACTTTTATGGTGCAATCCCCGATGACATTCACCGTATGTCTTCGCTTCAAAATCTTAGCGTCGAAGGCAACAACTTCATTGGTAACATCCCAGCATCTATCGGGCGGTTGACAAAATTGAGGAGACTCATGCTTGTCCAGTGTCCATTTACCGGGTCTTTCCCACCAGAAATTGGAAACCTGTCCAATCTCGAGGAATTGGGGTTGGCCTATAATTATAAGATGGTGCCATCATTGCCTTCGGAGTTCGGAAAGTTGAAGAAGttgaagtttttatggatggcTGGAACAAATTTGATCGGGGAAATCCCGAACACAATTGGAGAAATGGCAGCTCTGGAGCATTTGGATTTGTCAGAAAATAGCTTGACTGGGAAGATCCCAGATAGTTTGTTTGTGCCAAAGAATCTAAGGATTGTTTATCTTCACAAAAACAAATTGTCTAGGGAGATTCCTCAGGTGGTCAAGGCTTTGAACCTCGATGTTGTCGACCTCTCAGAAAATAATTTGACAGGGACAATTCCTGATGATTTTGGAAAGCTTAGAAATTTGACAGGTCTGGCTTTGTTTTTGAATCAATTATCTGGAAAAATCCCAGATAGCATTGGTCGTCTTCCGAGGCTAGTAAATCTCAAGttatttaacaataatttttttgggaGTTTGCCTCCAGAACTAGGGAGGTATTCTATGTTGGAAAGGCTTTGGGTTTCAACCAACAAGCTTACGGGCCAGTTGCCAGAACACTTGTGTGACAATGGGAAGTTGGTGGAAGTGCTAGCTTATGAAAACCAGCTCGTTAGAGAGTTGCCCAAGTCTTTTGGAAATTGCAGCAGTTTGGAATTAGTCAAGATATACAGAAATAAGTTTTCTGGGAATATTCCAAGTGGTCTTTGGACATCATCGAATCTGAACATGTTGATGTTAAGTGATAATTATTTTACAGGTGAGCTTCCTGAAAGATTGGCATGGAATCTTTCACGATTAGAGATGAATAACAATAGATTTTCAGGTAGAATTCCACAGGGAGTGTCTTCCTCGAGGAATTTGTTGGTTCTCAAGGCTAGCAATAACCTCTTCAATGGCACGATTCCTCAAGATCTTTCTCGTTTGACAACTCTTTTGCTTGATCGAAATCGACTTTCGGGCCCCCTTCCATCTGATATTAATTCATGGAAATCGCTGAATACTCTAAACCTCAGCCGAAATGCTATCTCTGGACAGATTCCAGAGGAATTTGGTTCCATACCAGGTCTTTTGGAATTGGACTTGTCTAAAAATCAGCTGTTTGGCCTAATTCCATCAAAACTTGGCCTTTTGAAGCTCACTTCACTCAATTTGTCTTCAAATCATCTGACTGGAAGCATCCCAAGTGAGTTCGAGAATGATGCATATGCCTACAGCTTCTTGAACAATTCTGGTCTTTGTGCTAATAGACCATCTCGATCCCTTAACCTTGAGAACTGCAGTTCGCACCGCCAAAATTCGAGCAAAACTTCTTACAAATTAATTGCTTGGATCATAGGTCTTGTGGTGGCAATTCTTCTAGGtttgtttatttcattctttGTGATAAGAAATTACAAAAAGAGAAAGCATGGATTGCATTTGACATGGAAGCTCACCTCATTCCAGAAGCTAAATTTCACAGAATCAAACATTTTATCAGGATTGACAGAAGATAACAAGATTGGTTTTGGTGGATCAGGTCAAGTATACCGTATTGTTATTAATCATTTTGGTGATACTATTGCAGTGAAAAAGATTTGGAATAACAGTAAGATAGAAGAAAAGCTTGAAAAAGAATTTATGGCAGAAGTTAAAATACTTAGTTCAATTCGACACGCCAACATAGTGAAGCTGCTCTGTTGTATCTCCAGTGATAAGTCAAAACTTCTTGTCTACGAGTATTTGGATAATTGTAGCCTGGATCGTTGGCTGCATAGGAACAATAGAGTAACAACATTTTCAAGCCCAGTCAATCATGTTGTCTTGGATTGGCCCAAGAGGTTGCATATAGCAATTGGAGCTGCCCGAGGGCTCTCTTATATGCACCATGACTGCTCACTACCCATTGTTCATCGAGATGTGAAGTCAAGCAACATCCTTTTAGATCTTGATTTCAATGCACACATAGCTGATTTTGGTCTAGCAAAGATGTTGATCAAGGAGGGAGAACCGTCTACAATGTCAGTCGTGGCTGGCTCTTTTGGCTACATAGCTCCAG AGTATGCTCGCACGACAAGAATCAATGAGAAGATCGATGTTTATAGCTTTGGGGTTATTCTTTTGGAATTGACAACTGGAAGGAAAGCCAATTATGGTGATGAACACACATCCCTAGCCGAATGGGCATTGCGACATATTCAAGATGGAAAACCTATAG GCCATCCATGA
- the LOC122306735 gene encoding receptor-like protein kinase HSL1 isoform X1 produces MCIYLIFLEFSCIYFSAHFLDRVQTIAKARAKGTQPPIMTKTTPIFIHFSFYITFFLFPIHANSQLIAQEQGILLNLKQLWGNPKSLKHWIPTNSSSHCSWPEITCSKGSIIGLSFRDYNISGTIPPFICNLKNLTTFDVYNNSFHSIEFPRDLYNCSKLETLDLSQNYFYGAIPDDIHRMSSLQNLSVEGNNFIGNIPASIGRLTKLRRLMLVQCPFTGSFPPEIGNLSNLEELGLAYNYKMVPSLPSEFGKLKKLKFLWMAGTNLIGEIPNTIGEMAALEHLDLSENSLTGKIPDSLFVPKNLRIVYLHKNKLSREIPQVVKALNLDVVDLSENNLTGTIPDDFGKLRNLTGLALFLNQLSGKIPDSIGRLPRLVNLKLFNNNFFGSLPPELGRYSMLERLWVSTNKLTGQLPEHLCDNGKLVEVLAYENQLVRELPKSFGNCSSLELVKIYRNKFSGNIPSGLWTSSNLNMLMLSDNYFTGELPERLAWNLSRLEMNNNRFSGRIPQGVSSSRNLLVLKASNNLFNGTIPQDLSRLTTLLLDRNRLSGPLPSDINSWKSLNTLNLSRNAISGQIPEEFGSIPGLLELDLSKNQLFGLIPSKLGLLKLTSLNLSSNHLTGSIPSEFENDAYAYSFLNNSGLCANRPSRSLNLENCSSHRQNSSKTSYKLIAWIIGLVVAILLGLFISFFVIRNYKKRKHGLHLTWKLTSFQKLNFTESNILSGLTEDNKIGFGGSGQVYRIVINHFGDTIAVKKIWNNSKIEEKLEKEFMAEVKILSSIRHANIVKLLCCISSDKSKLLVYEYLDNCSLDRWLHRNNRVTTFSSPVNHVVLDWPKRLHIAIGAARGLSYMHHDCSLPIVHRDVKSSNILLDLDFNAHIADFGLAKMLIKEGEPSTMSVVAGSFGYIAPEYARTTRINEKIDVYSFGVILLELTTGRKANYGDEHTSLAEWALRHIQDGKPIGDALDEEVKEPCHLNAMCHVFRLGLYCTDTLPSTRPSMKEVLKVLLQCSQPVRNEEKNAGIEMLFPS; encoded by the exons ATGTGTATTTATCTCATCTTTCTCGAGTTCTCATGCATCTACTTTTCAGCTCATTTTTTAGATAGAGTTCAGACCATAGCCAAAGCCAGAGCCAAAGGAACTCAACCTCCTATAATGACGAAAACAACTCCAATATTTATCCATTTCTCTTTCTACATCACATTTTTCCTCTTTCCCATTCATGCAAACTCCCAGCTCATTGCTCAAGAACAAGGAATCCTACTAAACTTGAAACAACTCTGGGGAAACCCAAAATCTCTCAAACATTGGATTCCAACAAACTCCTCCTCCCATTGTTCCTGGCCTGAGATCACTTGCTCCAAAGGCTCTATCATTGGATTATCCTTCCGAGATTATAACATCAGCGGAACAATCCCACCCTTCATTTGCAACCTTAAGAACCTCACAACATTTGATGTTTATAATAACAGTTTCCACTCAATAGAGTTCCCAAGAGATCTCTATAACTGTTCTAAGTTGGAAACTCTTGACCTCTCGCAAAACTACTTTTATGGTGCAATCCCCGATGACATTCACCGTATGTCTTCGCTTCAAAATCTTAGCGTCGAAGGCAACAACTTCATTGGTAACATCCCAGCATCTATCGGGCGGTTGACAAAATTGAGGAGACTCATGCTTGTCCAGTGTCCATTTACCGGGTCTTTCCCACCAGAAATTGGAAACCTGTCCAATCTCGAGGAATTGGGGTTGGCCTATAATTATAAGATGGTGCCATCATTGCCTTCGGAGTTCGGAAAGTTGAAGAAGttgaagtttttatggatggcTGGAACAAATTTGATCGGGGAAATCCCGAACACAATTGGAGAAATGGCAGCTCTGGAGCATTTGGATTTGTCAGAAAATAGCTTGACTGGGAAGATCCCAGATAGTTTGTTTGTGCCAAAGAATCTAAGGATTGTTTATCTTCACAAAAACAAATTGTCTAGGGAGATTCCTCAGGTGGTCAAGGCTTTGAACCTCGATGTTGTCGACCTCTCAGAAAATAATTTGACAGGGACAATTCCTGATGATTTTGGAAAGCTTAGAAATTTGACAGGTCTGGCTTTGTTTTTGAATCAATTATCTGGAAAAATCCCAGATAGCATTGGTCGTCTTCCGAGGCTAGTAAATCTCAAGttatttaacaataatttttttgggaGTTTGCCTCCAGAACTAGGGAGGTATTCTATGTTGGAAAGGCTTTGGGTTTCAACCAACAAGCTTACGGGCCAGTTGCCAGAACACTTGTGTGACAATGGGAAGTTGGTGGAAGTGCTAGCTTATGAAAACCAGCTCGTTAGAGAGTTGCCCAAGTCTTTTGGAAATTGCAGCAGTTTGGAATTAGTCAAGATATACAGAAATAAGTTTTCTGGGAATATTCCAAGTGGTCTTTGGACATCATCGAATCTGAACATGTTGATGTTAAGTGATAATTATTTTACAGGTGAGCTTCCTGAAAGATTGGCATGGAATCTTTCACGATTAGAGATGAATAACAATAGATTTTCAGGTAGAATTCCACAGGGAGTGTCTTCCTCGAGGAATTTGTTGGTTCTCAAGGCTAGCAATAACCTCTTCAATGGCACGATTCCTCAAGATCTTTCTCGTTTGACAACTCTTTTGCTTGATCGAAATCGACTTTCGGGCCCCCTTCCATCTGATATTAATTCATGGAAATCGCTGAATACTCTAAACCTCAGCCGAAATGCTATCTCTGGACAGATTCCAGAGGAATTTGGTTCCATACCAGGTCTTTTGGAATTGGACTTGTCTAAAAATCAGCTGTTTGGCCTAATTCCATCAAAACTTGGCCTTTTGAAGCTCACTTCACTCAATTTGTCTTCAAATCATCTGACTGGAAGCATCCCAAGTGAGTTCGAGAATGATGCATATGCCTACAGCTTCTTGAACAATTCTGGTCTTTGTGCTAATAGACCATCTCGATCCCTTAACCTTGAGAACTGCAGTTCGCACCGCCAAAATTCGAGCAAAACTTCTTACAAATTAATTGCTTGGATCATAGGTCTTGTGGTGGCAATTCTTCTAGGtttgtttatttcattctttGTGATAAGAAATTACAAAAAGAGAAAGCATGGATTGCATTTGACATGGAAGCTCACCTCATTCCAGAAGCTAAATTTCACAGAATCAAACATTTTATCAGGATTGACAGAAGATAACAAGATTGGTTTTGGTGGATCAGGTCAAGTATACCGTATTGTTATTAATCATTTTGGTGATACTATTGCAGTGAAAAAGATTTGGAATAACAGTAAGATAGAAGAAAAGCTTGAAAAAGAATTTATGGCAGAAGTTAAAATACTTAGTTCAATTCGACACGCCAACATAGTGAAGCTGCTCTGTTGTATCTCCAGTGATAAGTCAAAACTTCTTGTCTACGAGTATTTGGATAATTGTAGCCTGGATCGTTGGCTGCATAGGAACAATAGAGTAACAACATTTTCAAGCCCAGTCAATCATGTTGTCTTGGATTGGCCCAAGAGGTTGCATATAGCAATTGGAGCTGCCCGAGGGCTCTCTTATATGCACCATGACTGCTCACTACCCATTGTTCATCGAGATGTGAAGTCAAGCAACATCCTTTTAGATCTTGATTTCAATGCACACATAGCTGATTTTGGTCTAGCAAAGATGTTGATCAAGGAGGGAGAACCGTCTACAATGTCAGTCGTGGCTGGCTCTTTTGGCTACATAGCTCCAG AGTATGCTCGCACGACAAGAATCAATGAGAAGATCGATGTTTATAGCTTTGGGGTTATTCTTTTGGAATTGACAACTGGAAGGAAAGCCAATTATGGTGATGAACACACATCCCTAGCCGAATGGGCATTGCGACATATTCAAGATGGAAAACCTATAGGTGATGCCTTGGATGAGGAGGTCAAGGAGCCTTGTCACTTGAATGCAATGTGTCATGTTTTCAGACTTGGACTCTATTGTACTGACACACTGCCTTCTACTAGGCCATCCATGAAAGAGGTTCTGAAGGTTCTACTCCAATGCAGCCAACCAGTTAGAAACGAAGAGAAGAATGCGGGAATTGAGATGCTTTTCCCTTCCTAA